A single Penaeus chinensis breed Huanghai No. 1 chromosome 42, ASM1920278v2, whole genome shotgun sequence DNA region contains:
- the LOC125047767 gene encoding arginine/serine-rich coiled-coil protein 2-like, whose translation MEMNAGPLSGATGSGQASLWANTKFSNDRDGKMAEKFRRLMGVKNAAPAEPPAVVETKTSKEGRDVDLLQKQETMFSSMERQYEMARLATHTHKGFGLGFTSQSFMPK comes from the exons ATGGAGATGAATGCCGGGCCGCTGAGTGGAGCGACAGGGAGCGGCCAGGCATCGCTTTGGGCCAACACCAAGTTCTCCAATGACCGCGACGGGAAAATGGCAGAGAAGTTCCGTAGACTCATGGGTGTCAAGAATGCAG CTCCTGCAGAACCCCCAGCTGTGGTCGAGACAAAAACCAGTAAAGAGGGGAGGGACGTTGACTTGCTGCAGAAGCAAGAAACGATGTTCTCCTCGATGGAAAGGCAGTATGAAATGGCACGACTTGCTACTCACACTCACAAGGGCTTTGGTCTGGGGTTCACTAGTCAGTCTTTTATGCCAAAGTAA